In one window of Brenneria goodwinii DNA:
- a CDS encoding MFS transporter, producing MSISSLASSRLSARQVLPAIAGIYISQTVITSLTTQALPSLLRDAGASLQVAGLTALLWVPWGLRFLWAPAVERWRLPAGRLERRSRTLVLAGQWLIAAILLGLGLAALLGHLSLADHAGWILSGLLLAALVAATTDVASDGFAVEQLASPQRGWGNVAQVGGNYVGAMLGAGGFLLVAGLAGWPWALLSASLAMLLLSVPMLLLREPLRDRAQAAVSHRPGLLHALRRPEVRSGLLLMLLSSIGVRLTLGMFGPFLLDRGMSLEQLGWLFGSLHIGAGLTGAVLGGVLARCAPGWRAVWVAVSLKACVLVALTLAVPSAPLPVLMMLIGLMLATLGLVWVALYSALMGLASPLQAGLDFTLFQSADALLAIAGGVAGGWLSQHLGYGVCFGLAAASAIAAALVVKRKAPSLDSNAQGAAQHA from the coding sequence ATGTCGATATCTTCCTTGGCTTCGTCGCGCCTGAGTGCGCGGCAGGTGCTGCCCGCAATTGCAGGCATTTATATCAGCCAGACCGTCATCACGTCATTGACCACCCAGGCGCTGCCGTCGTTGCTGCGCGATGCGGGTGCTTCGTTGCAGGTGGCGGGGTTGACCGCGTTGCTGTGGGTGCCCTGGGGGCTTCGCTTTCTGTGGGCGCCGGCCGTGGAGAGATGGCGCCTGCCCGCCGGCCGGCTGGAACGGCGTTCGCGCACCCTGGTGCTGGCGGGGCAATGGCTGATCGCGGCGATCCTGTTGGGTTTGGGCCTGGCGGCGTTGCTCGGGCATCTTTCCCTGGCCGATCATGCCGGCTGGATCCTGAGTGGGTTGCTGCTCGCGGCGCTGGTGGCGGCGACGACCGATGTGGCCAGCGATGGCTTCGCCGTGGAGCAGTTGGCGAGCCCACAGCGCGGCTGGGGCAATGTGGCGCAGGTGGGCGGCAACTATGTCGGTGCGATGCTGGGCGCGGGCGGCTTCCTGCTGGTGGCCGGGCTGGCGGGCTGGCCGTGGGCGCTGCTGTCGGCCAGCCTGGCGATGCTGCTGTTGAGCGTGCCGATGCTGCTGCTGCGCGAGCCACTGCGCGACCGGGCGCAGGCGGCCGTCAGCCACCGCCCCGGGCTGCTGCACGCGCTGCGCCGCCCTGAGGTGCGCAGCGGCTTGCTGCTGATGTTGTTATCGAGTATCGGCGTGCGCCTGACGCTGGGTATGTTCGGACCGTTTCTGCTCGATCGCGGTATGAGTCTTGAGCAGTTGGGCTGGTTGTTCGGCTCGCTGCATATCGGAGCGGGGCTGACGGGGGCGGTCTTGGGTGGTGTGCTGGCGCGCTGCGCGCCGGGTTGGCGAGCGGTCTGGGTTGCCGTGAGCCTTAAGGCGTGCGTGCTGGTTGCGTTGACGCTGGCCGTGCCGTCGGCGCCGCTGCCGGTGTTGATGATGCTGATCGGGCTGATGTTAGCAACGCTGGGCCTGGTCTGGGTCGCGTTGTATTCGGCATTGATGGGGCTTGCTTCGCCGCTACAGGCCGGGTTGGACTTCACGCTGTTCCAGAGCGCTGATGCCTTGCTGGCCATCGCTGGCGGCGTTGCCGGAGGCTGGCTGTCGCAGCATTTGGGCTATGGCGTCTGTTTCGGGCTCGCGGCGGCTTCGGCCATCGCGGCGGCGCTGGTGGTCAAACGCAAAGCGCCTTCCCTGGATAGCAACGCACAGGGGGCGGCACAGCATGCGTGA
- a CDS encoding type I secretion system permease/ATPase — MFFPQKAGDAMTAGKSRSAEGVHGELARALLTYKRSFMHIGVFSGVINILMLAPALYMLQVYDRVLASGNEMTLLMLTVILLGMYAFMGALEWVRSLVVLRLSTGFDRKLAPRIFDAAFSANLKTGQLNAAQPLDDLQQLRQFATGHSLFALFDAPWFPVYVLVMFYFHPLLGWFALSGTLALMAVGWLNERVSRPHLQKAGELAIASRRDAGANLRNAEAIAGMGMLANLRRRWAGQHLGYVREQNLARARMAKIQGWNKALRMAVQSLALGLGAWLVLRHEMTAGMMIAGSILLGRALSPIDQIIGASRQWTQVKEAERRLSQLLNDFPPLVKGMDFPRPAGALAVEQLLAAPPNQTQPVLHGIHFRLEPGETLVVIGPSGAGKTTLARCLVNAWPPLRGKVRLDGAPLDQWRPESLGALIGYLPQDVQLFAGTVAENIARFSDMDERKVIAAAQMAGVHELVLQLPEGYQTRLGENGLGLSGGQRQRVGLARALHGEPCLVVLDEPNANLDEAGDAMLAQAINRIKQAGITLVLITHKPNILKRADKLLVLHAGAQADFGPLTEVMQHMQRSAQPPSPLPQPPNRVMPLPAYGTAMNFAQRKEGA, encoded by the coding sequence ATGTTTTTTCCGCAAAAAGCAGGAGACGCGATGACGGCGGGCAAATCCCGGTCGGCAGAGGGTGTGCATGGCGAACTGGCTCGTGCTCTGCTGACCTACAAACGCAGTTTCATGCATATCGGCGTGTTCTCGGGCGTCATCAATATCCTGATGCTGGCGCCTGCCCTGTACATGCTGCAAGTCTATGACCGGGTTCTCGCCTCCGGCAACGAGATGACGTTGCTGATGCTGACCGTCATCCTGCTGGGCATGTACGCCTTTATGGGCGCGCTGGAGTGGGTGCGTTCCCTGGTGGTTCTGCGTCTGAGCACGGGCTTCGACCGTAAGCTGGCGCCGCGCATCTTCGACGCCGCCTTCAGCGCCAACCTCAAAACCGGCCAGCTCAATGCCGCTCAGCCGTTGGACGACCTGCAGCAGTTGCGCCAGTTCGCCACCGGACACTCGCTGTTCGCGCTCTTCGACGCGCCGTGGTTTCCGGTGTACGTGCTGGTGATGTTCTATTTTCACCCGCTGCTGGGCTGGTTCGCGCTGAGCGGCACGCTGGCGCTGATGGCAGTGGGTTGGCTCAACGAACGGGTCAGCCGCCCCCACCTGCAGAAGGCCGGCGAGCTGGCGATTGCTTCTCGCCGCGATGCCGGAGCCAACCTGCGCAACGCCGAGGCGATTGCCGGCATGGGCATGCTGGCCAACCTGCGCCGCCGCTGGGCCGGGCAGCATCTGGGCTATGTGCGCGAGCAGAACCTGGCCCGCGCCCGCATGGCGAAGATCCAAGGTTGGAACAAGGCGCTACGCATGGCGGTGCAATCGCTGGCCTTGGGCCTTGGAGCCTGGCTGGTGCTGCGGCACGAGATGACGGCAGGCATGATGATCGCCGGTTCCATCCTGCTGGGCCGTGCGCTGTCCCCCATCGACCAGATCATCGGCGCCTCGCGCCAGTGGACCCAGGTGAAAGAAGCCGAGCGGCGACTGAGTCAATTGCTGAACGACTTCCCGCCGCTGGTCAAGGGCATGGACTTTCCCCGCCCCGCCGGCGCGTTGGCGGTGGAGCAATTGCTGGCCGCCCCGCCCAATCAGACCCAGCCGGTGCTGCACGGCATCCACTTCAGGCTGGAACCGGGCGAGACGCTGGTGGTGATCGGCCCTTCGGGCGCGGGCAAAACCACGCTGGCGCGCTGTCTGGTCAATGCCTGGCCGCCGCTGCGCGGCAAGGTGCGGCTGGACGGCGCGCCGCTGGATCAGTGGCGGCCGGAGTCCCTGGGCGCGCTGATCGGCTACCTGCCTCAGGATGTGCAACTGTTCGCCGGCACCGTGGCCGAAAATATCGCCCGCTTCAGCGATATGGACGAGCGGAAGGTCATCGCCGCCGCGCAGATGGCTGGGGTGCATGAGCTGGTCCTGCAATTGCCCGAGGGCTACCAGACCCGCCTGGGCGAGAACGGTCTGGGGCTTTCCGGTGGCCAGCGCCAACGCGTGGGACTGGCCCGCGCCCTGCACGGCGAACCGTGCCTGGTGGTGTTGGACGAACCCAACGCCAACCTGGACGAAGCCGGCGACGCCATGCTGGCCCAGGCCATTAACCGTATCAAGCAGGCCGGCATCACGCTGGTGCTGATCACCCACAAGCCCAACATCCTCAAGCGAGCCGACAAGCTGCTGGTGCTGCATGCCGGCGCGCAGGCCGACTTCGGCCCGCTGACCGAGGTGATGCAGCACATGCAACGCAGTGCCCAGCCCCCCTCTCCCTTGCCCCAGCCGCCAAACCGGGTGATGCCTCTTCCCGCCTACGGGACAGCCATGAATTTCGCACAGCGCAAGGAGGGAGCATGA
- a CDS encoding TonB-dependent receptor domain-containing protein, with the protein MPLASRRERPGNTSAGLGRERLRPSQIWLAIILALTGQQTLAQQAQSPFSPEQEEKKTPAASAATQTDDAAHALDEIEVIGIAEEEKKTIGNTAGASKDDVERRKASHMSDLIDQISGTSVNSLYARPDVSVGVQGIAGHGRVSQSLEGINQNFHAFTKDIGQTGSIFVDPQFLKSIDVTRGVNTSTGALGSLGGTVDFRYLDVDDILSPGRSFGGMVRGSTGFSKYANGQKPSGSAFLASRTERWDFMLGASDSENDAYSVGSHFNEGDMLRYTHAKNFGFWLNDGAQQQSPNNCRYSGVLGMSGGFQDGFHNCQFNKQQVQWLKQAAKSGALTGTEKKSDSQMLRIRHYFNDAYNQSLELFATAGHAKYQTDQEPEVWVTTDGGNAYWGKKIWSVGAELDNQVISLKYKGAFSDWVNPEMQFYHEKQEREQRWTGVPGSYGMGEPMHYFVENASNGLKISNASHFDAPKIGPLRLDTGLELRRTDKEVDSLTEDQWYQKHQQSQGYDYKELVWDPDSRNDTLALALALSTEDSGPWQASVGVGWQRVSMDVYSPMFESGNITKAGTLPTYGSLRNLYRSQGYSSSEARQMALAAASEYIKDFHIDDDSGDTRYISDNQKHNYNLKSANLGLQYTRPGSGLTTYASIGYGERAPTSNEMYINGVWMRQGFTANPDLEPEKNISLQLGANYQRAGWLAREDKIDVGVGFYRNHIRNYIGYGPIVRSGEPLNEQGGTQVANSYVANVNNLETVIRQGFELNLAYRQPLFYLRGNLTIPLRHDNKMCSWQSPSGQAYYRSTDTDGNTVYTPMGKGKRLCYSGWNWMETSLIEPIRSSLTAALTPYEGKLELGATAHFRGKQRAAYYYVDSVQSSGSGHPSNSSSATLPNENGWIEAYLWPRVIKLDLFANYRFNDQLKVGLYLTNLTDQMEATPTTLGYNFYPGRTLTANLEYRF; encoded by the coding sequence ATGCCACTTGCCAGCCGACGAGAACGACCGGGAAACACCTCGGCCGGATTAGGCAGGGAACGCTTGCGACCCAGCCAGATATGGCTGGCCATCATATTGGCGTTGACCGGGCAGCAAACGCTGGCCCAGCAAGCCCAATCCCCGTTCTCTCCTGAACAAGAAGAAAAAAAAACCCCTGCCGCCTCCGCCGCTACTCAGACCGATGACGCCGCACACGCTCTTGATGAAATAGAAGTGATCGGTATTGCCGAAGAAGAAAAGAAGACGATCGGTAATACCGCCGGGGCCAGCAAGGACGATGTCGAGCGGCGCAAAGCCAGCCATATGAGCGACCTGATCGACCAGATATCGGGCACCTCGGTGAACAGCCTTTATGCCCGGCCGGACGTCTCCGTCGGCGTGCAAGGCATTGCCGGGCATGGGCGCGTTTCTCAGTCGCTCGAAGGGATTAATCAGAATTTCCACGCTTTTACCAAAGATATCGGACAAACCGGCTCTATTTTCGTTGACCCCCAATTTTTGAAATCCATTGACGTAACCCGGGGGGTCAATACCAGCACCGGCGCGCTGGGGAGCCTGGGAGGAACGGTTGATTTCCGCTATCTGGACGTGGATGACATCCTGAGCCCCGGCAGAAGTTTTGGCGGAATGGTTCGCGGCTCCACCGGGTTCAGCAAATACGCTAACGGACAAAAACCCTCGGGTTCGGCTTTTCTGGCCAGCCGCACCGAGCGCTGGGATTTTATGCTGGGCGCATCCGACAGTGAGAACGACGCCTACAGCGTCGGCAGTCATTTCAATGAAGGGGATATGCTGCGCTATACCCATGCCAAGAATTTTGGGTTTTGGCTTAACGACGGAGCACAACAGCAATCACCGAACAACTGCCGCTATTCGGGAGTGCTGGGAATGTCGGGAGGATTTCAGGACGGCTTCCACAATTGCCAGTTTAACAAGCAGCAAGTGCAATGGCTGAAACAGGCTGCCAAATCAGGCGCGTTGACCGGTACCGAGAAAAAAAGCGATTCCCAAATGCTGAGAATACGTCACTACTTCAACGACGCCTATAACCAAAGTCTGGAACTGTTCGCTACCGCCGGCCATGCAAAATACCAGACCGATCAGGAGCCGGAGGTATGGGTGACGACGGATGGCGGAAATGCCTATTGGGGGAAGAAGATCTGGTCTGTCGGCGCGGAATTGGACAACCAGGTGATCAGTCTGAAATACAAGGGGGCCTTTTCCGATTGGGTCAACCCGGAAATGCAGTTTTATCACGAAAAGCAGGAACGAGAACAGCGCTGGACAGGTGTCCCAGGTTCATACGGCATGGGAGAACCCATGCATTATTTCGTCGAAAATGCATCGAACGGATTGAAGATCAGCAACGCCAGTCATTTCGATGCACCGAAGATAGGTCCTCTGCGGCTGGATACCGGGCTGGAATTACGGCGCACGGATAAAGAAGTCGACAGTCTGACCGAGGATCAGTGGTATCAAAAGCATCAGCAAAGCCAGGGGTACGATTATAAGGAGCTGGTATGGGATCCGGATTCCCGCAACGATACCCTGGCGCTGGCGCTGGCATTAAGCACCGAGGACAGCGGCCCATGGCAGGCCAGCGTTGGGGTTGGCTGGCAGCGCGTATCAATGGACGTCTATTCGCCGATGTTCGAGTCCGGGAATATCACCAAGGCGGGTACACTGCCAACTTACGGATCTCTTAGAAATCTTTATCGCAGCCAGGGGTATTCGTCCAGCGAGGCCCGGCAAATGGCTTTGGCTGCAGCATCGGAATATATCAAAGATTTTCATATCGATGATGATAGCGGTGACACTCGCTATATTTCTGACAACCAGAAGCATAACTACAACCTGAAGTCGGCCAATTTAGGGCTGCAATATACCCGGCCGGGTTCCGGTCTGACCACCTACGCCAGCATCGGCTACGGCGAGCGCGCGCCCACCAGCAATGAAATGTATATCAACGGCGTGTGGATGAGACAGGGCTTTACCGCCAACCCCGACCTAGAACCGGAAAAAAATATATCCCTGCAACTGGGCGCGAATTACCAGCGTGCCGGTTGGCTGGCGCGCGAAGATAAGATCGATGTGGGCGTCGGCTTCTACCGCAACCATATCCGTAATTATATTGGCTACGGCCCTATCGTAAGAAGTGGTGAGCCGCTTAACGAACAGGGCGGTACGCAGGTAGCCAACAGTTACGTCGCCAATGTCAATAATCTGGAGACTGTGATTCGCCAGGGGTTCGAGCTAAATCTGGCCTATCGCCAGCCGCTGTTCTATCTGCGCGGTAATTTGACCATTCCGCTACGCCACGACAACAAGATGTGCAGTTGGCAGTCGCCTAGCGGGCAAGCTTATTACAGGAGCACGGATACTGATGGCAACACCGTCTATACCCCGATGGGCAAGGGCAAACGCCTGTGCTATTCCGGCTGGAACTGGATGGAAACCAGCCTGATCGAGCCGATCCGCAGCAGCCTGACCGCCGCGCTGACGCCCTATGAGGGCAAACTGGAACTGGGCGCCACCGCGCATTTCCGCGGCAAACAGCGCGCCGCCTACTATTACGTCGATAGCGTTCAAAGCTCTGGCAGCGGCCATCCCAGCAATAGTTCTTCGGCCACGCTGCCGAATGAAAATGGCTGGATAGAGGCCTATCTCTGGCCCAGGGTGATCAAGCTGGATTTGTTCGCCAACTACCGTTTTAACGACCAGCTCAAGGTCGGCCTCTATCTGACCAACCTAACCGACCAGATGGAGGCGACGCCGACTACGCTGGGCTACAACTTCTATCCCGGCCGCACTCTGACGGCCAATCTGGAATACCGCTTTTAA
- a CDS encoding TolC family outer membrane protein — translation MRQRNKAVGKFEPDSAFLQLRLWPGLRRLGKTPPPVSISVAAILWLTQGTPTVWAQPLPDLQAPPSHKLNTRRQTQALDLVRAYERMLLNDPQMHAARAARDAGRDAGNIARAALLPQASINYLRNRTSQTEYYDTTASGPQSVKDNFYGRRAGLTIEQTLFDYSAISTYRMGKTQAEYAEVQYRLQFQQEAVALIDAYLNALLARDAVVLARRQLRVYQDMLRDNERMMAQGEGTRIDILEARAQMGATQSELVGYENAQADRLGELSALLGGPVLAHELLAIDLESVLPSIPENALTALQQDALLENPEVQAARLAVRYNDQTIEREKGQFMPRVSLYAAHERIVSDTVNNRGRDYKTNTIGVQVSIPLFSGGSSYYATRQAINRRDQVRYELERINASTAATLEQHYRVFATSAGRVRTLRQNVADGDALVDAMRKSVAGGERTNTDALHAERQVYQARQALLQTYVEWFQAYAKLQFYAGRFSEDDVLLLNRQLVAQAPF, via the coding sequence ATGAGACAGCGCAACAAAGCAGTGGGAAAGTTTGAGCCGGACAGCGCGTTCCTGCAACTGCGTTTGTGGCCGGGGTTACGCAGACTTGGCAAAACACCGCCTCCTGTTTCGATCTCCGTGGCGGCGATACTGTGGTTGACGCAGGGTACGCCGACGGTCTGGGCGCAGCCGCTGCCGGATTTGCAGGCACCGCCATCGCACAAACTGAATACGCGGCGGCAGACGCAGGCGCTCGACCTAGTTCGGGCCTACGAACGCATGCTGCTCAACGACCCGCAAATGCATGCCGCGCGCGCCGCCCGCGATGCCGGCCGGGATGCAGGCAACATCGCCCGCGCCGCGCTGCTGCCGCAGGCCTCGATCAACTACCTGCGCAACCGCACCAGCCAGACCGAGTATTACGACACTACGGCATCCGGGCCGCAGAGCGTCAAAGACAATTTCTACGGCCGCCGCGCCGGTCTGACTATCGAGCAGACGCTGTTCGACTATTCGGCCATCAGCACCTACCGCATGGGAAAAACCCAGGCGGAATATGCCGAGGTCCAGTATCGGCTGCAATTCCAGCAAGAAGCGGTGGCCCTGATCGACGCCTACCTGAACGCGCTACTGGCACGCGACGCCGTGGTTCTAGCCCGCCGCCAGTTGCGTGTGTACCAGGACATGCTGCGCGACAACGAACGAATGATGGCTCAGGGCGAAGGCACCCGAATCGACATCCTGGAGGCGCGCGCGCAGATGGGCGCCACCCAGTCGGAGCTGGTGGGGTACGAGAATGCCCAGGCCGACAGGCTAGGCGAGCTATCGGCGCTTCTTGGCGGGCCGGTGCTGGCGCACGAGCTGTTGGCCATCGACCTGGAATCCGTTCTGCCGTCAATTCCGGAGAATGCTCTGACCGCCTTGCAGCAGGACGCCCTGCTGGAGAACCCGGAGGTACAGGCGGCACGTCTGGCGGTGCGCTACAACGATCAGACCATCGAGCGAGAGAAAGGCCAGTTCATGCCTCGTGTCTCGCTCTACGCCGCCCATGAGCGGATCGTGTCGGACACCGTCAACAACCGGGGCCGCGACTACAAAACCAACACCATCGGCGTGCAGGTGTCGATTCCGCTGTTCAGCGGCGGATCCAGCTATTACGCCACGCGCCAAGCCATCAACCGGCGTGATCAGGTGCGCTACGAATTGGAACGAATCAACGCCTCCACCGCCGCCACGCTGGAACAACATTACCGCGTGTTCGCCACCAGCGCCGGCCGCGTGCGAACGCTGCGCCAAAACGTAGCTGACGGCGACGCCCTGGTCGATGCCATGCGCAAAAGCGTGGCCGGCGGCGAACGCACCAACACCGATGCGCTGCACGCCGAGCGCCAGGTTTACCAGGCGCGGCAGGCGCTGTTGCAAACCTATGTGGAGTGGTTTCAGGCCTACGCGAAGCTGCAATTCTACGCCGGCCGGTTTTCTGAAGACGACGTGCTGTTGTTGAATCGGCAGTTGGTTGCACAGGCACCTTTTTAG
- a CDS encoding helix-turn-helix transcriptional regulator — protein sequence MAGSLDTTSDQPALDPSKLQEEGLEGVHEDWRHAVHIYQPCEGLCISCINGHPGGKWAFQAEGPPAFSVNILLEGRMQAAFDDGAVLDARAGSAILMATGQHATGWDVLDGKSDGAFRMLSIHMPQTAMAGLTGLQMDDLRKRICTVAGDQPHIDAFLGVMPASSCLQRVACDLLGFDCTYPGPCISRDLYLRAKAFEAIACFLRENLSQQQLNLPVPADRQRLVKARVLLEKHYEQDWSVQSLARTVGLNEKRLQSGFHALYGCSVHVCLTRIRIDAAIALLRRGVSVTETAATVGFAHLSHFSRIFRSHTGISPKQCALGITTRPQQPLAAPSGQPHQR from the coding sequence ATGGCGGGGAGTTTGGACACCACATCCGACCAGCCAGCCCTTGACCCAAGCAAGCTTCAGGAAGAAGGGCTGGAAGGCGTTCATGAAGACTGGCGGCACGCCGTGCACATATACCAGCCTTGCGAAGGGCTATGCATCAGTTGCATCAACGGGCACCCTGGCGGCAAATGGGCGTTCCAGGCCGAAGGGCCTCCCGCCTTCAGCGTGAACATTCTTCTCGAAGGCCGCATGCAGGCAGCTTTCGATGATGGCGCCGTGCTCGATGCCCGGGCCGGTTCCGCCATACTGATGGCCACCGGCCAACATGCCACTGGCTGGGATGTACTCGACGGCAAATCCGATGGCGCCTTCCGCATGCTCAGCATCCACATGCCGCAAACCGCCATGGCCGGCCTGACCGGATTACAAATGGACGACCTGCGCAAACGCATCTGCACCGTCGCAGGCGACCAACCGCACATTGACGCTTTCCTGGGCGTGATGCCCGCCTCCAGTTGCCTGCAACGCGTGGCCTGCGATCTACTCGGCTTCGACTGCACCTATCCCGGCCCCTGCATCTCCCGCGACCTATACCTGCGCGCCAAGGCCTTCGAGGCCATCGCCTGCTTCCTGCGCGAAAACCTCTCACAACAGCAGCTCAACTTGCCCGTGCCCGCCGACCGCCAGCGCCTGGTCAAAGCGCGAGTCCTGCTGGAGAAGCATTACGAACAGGACTGGAGCGTGCAATCCCTCGCACGGACCGTCGGCCTCAACGAAAAACGCCTGCAATCGGGCTTCCACGCCCTGTACGGCTGCTCCGTTCATGTGTGCCTGACACGCATACGCATCGACGCGGCTATCGCCCTATTGCGGCGCGGCGTCTCCGTGACGGAAACGGCCGCAACGGTTGGCTTTGCCCACCTTAGCCACTTCAGCCGCATATTCCGCAGCCACACCGGCATCTCGCCCAAGCAATGCGCCCTGGGCATCACCACCAGGCCGCAGCAACCACTCGCGGCCCCCTCCGGCCAACCGCACCAGCGCTAA
- a CDS encoding HlyD family type I secretion periplasmic adaptor subunit — translation MSAQPGMHSAAPDTDPIDPKDDLLSVDDSHFVRLGWLIVLVGVAGFLSWALLAPLDAGVPVEAKVVVSGNRKTVQPIVGGRVQRILVAEGDTVRQGQVLVMLEPNVAANQFDSLRFQFLSNLATENRLVAERDGLANIRFDKRLLQAEREGNLLAEEIIQAQQQLFDSRRSAQQATLDGLEATLLGLREQRDSLQRILQSRHDQRETFERQLAGQRTLADDGLLARNRLLESERQFLQLAGSVADDQGRLAQLQGQVREYQLRLIQQLEDYQKELRTMLAETRTRTADLGSRLDSAQYDVANMQILAPTEGIVAGLAVFTQGGVVSAGDKLMDIVPLDQPLMVEGKLPVQEVDKVHTGQPVELAFAAFNRASTPKLAGTVKTVSADRLEDPQGAPYYHVEISVDDLQNREVLPGLQLQPGMPVTAFVKTGERTLMNYLLKPLRDRTRLALTEE, via the coding sequence ATGAGCGCGCAACCGGGCATGCACTCGGCGGCGCCGGATACGGATCCGATCGACCCCAAGGACGACTTGCTGTCGGTAGACGACAGTCACTTCGTGCGCCTGGGCTGGCTGATCGTGTTGGTGGGCGTGGCCGGTTTTCTCAGTTGGGCGTTGCTGGCGCCGCTGGATGCTGGTGTGCCGGTGGAGGCCAAGGTGGTGGTCAGCGGCAACCGCAAGACGGTACAGCCGATCGTCGGCGGCAGAGTGCAGCGCATCCTGGTGGCCGAGGGCGATACGGTACGGCAGGGCCAGGTGCTGGTGATGCTGGAGCCGAACGTGGCGGCCAACCAGTTCGATTCGCTGCGCTTCCAGTTTCTGAGCAATCTGGCGACGGAAAACCGACTGGTGGCCGAGCGCGACGGGCTAGCGAACATCCGCTTCGATAAACGACTGTTGCAGGCCGAACGCGAGGGCAATCTGCTGGCCGAGGAGATCATCCAGGCGCAGCAACAGTTGTTCGACAGCCGACGCAGCGCCCAACAGGCCACGCTGGACGGTCTGGAGGCGACTTTGCTCGGCCTGCGCGAGCAGCGTGACAGCCTGCAGCGCATCCTGCAATCACGCCATGACCAGCGCGAGACCTTCGAGCGGCAGTTAGCCGGGCAGCGCACGCTGGCCGATGACGGTCTGCTGGCGCGCAATCGCCTGCTAGAGTCGGAACGCCAGTTCCTGCAACTGGCTGGTTCCGTCGCCGACGACCAGGGCCGACTGGCGCAGTTGCAAGGTCAGGTGCGGGAATACCAGTTGCGCCTGATCCAGCAGCTCGAGGACTATCAGAAGGAACTGCGCACCATGCTGGCCGAGACCCGAACCCGAACGGCGGACCTGGGATCGCGCCTGGACAGTGCGCAGTACGACGTGGCGAACATGCAGATACTGGCGCCGACCGAGGGCATCGTCGCTGGCCTGGCGGTGTTCACCCAGGGCGGCGTGGTTAGCGCCGGCGACAAACTGATGGACATCGTGCCGCTGGACCAGCCGCTGATGGTGGAAGGCAAGCTGCCGGTTCAGGAAGTGGACAAAGTGCATACCGGCCAGCCGGTGGAATTGGCGTTCGCCGCCTTCAACCGCGCTTCCACACCCAAGCTGGCAGGCACCGTCAAGACCGTCTCCGCCGATCGCCTGGAAGATCCGCAAGGCGCGCCCTACTACCACGTCGAAATCAGCGTAGACGACCTGCAGAACCGTGAGGTGCTGCCTGGGCTGCAGCTACAGCCTGGCATGCCGGTGACTGCCTTCGTCAAGACGGGCGAGCGCACGCTGATGAATTACCTGCTCAAGCCGCTGCGCGACCGCACCCGCCTAGCGCTGACGGAGGAGTGA